From Rutidosis leptorrhynchoides isolate AG116_Rl617_1_P2 chromosome 3, CSIRO_AGI_Rlap_v1, whole genome shotgun sequence, a single genomic window includes:
- the LOC139902020 gene encoding uncharacterized protein, translated as MERVFEACQCEPELQVTYASRMLKGRAMVWWDSLISSIPREQISMITWEQFYGKVCEQYCNPFDLNRIKNEFLEMKMTPQMTIDEVVEKYMDNLRFVQQWVPDESSRIQHFVNVILPEYRTFVRTATSLSQAIVLAKMVESDVKAARSRMFGNVVNQGAQASSRSGSKSKKSCGFRSKGKSAGGSSVSSGQKRKNPPSAEARAFQMSVETSTTTDDVITSRGERGGFSFPLISMMKAKKSLAKGCESFLAYVIDAKKEKKTISDILVVSDFPEVFPDELPGLPLVREVEYKIELMSGTTPIAKAPYRLAPSEIREMMS; from the exons ATGGAGCGGGTATTTGAAgcctgtcagtgtgaacccgagttaCAAGTTACGTATGCTAGTAGAATGTTGAAAGgccgggcaatggtttggtgggattccTTGATATCAAGCATACCAAGGGAACAAATAAGTATGATTACATGGGAGCAATTTTATGGGAAGGTCTGTGAACAGTACTGTAACCCTTTTGATTTGAATCGCATCAAAAATGAATTTCTAGAAATGAAGATGACGCCTcaaatgacgattgatgaggtagtGGAGAAGTACATGGATAATctgaggtttgtgcaacagtgggtgccGGATGAATCATCTCGGATTCAACATTTTGTGAATGTGATTTTACCAGAATATAGAACCTTTgtgagaacagctacatcattatcTCAGGCTATTGTGCTAGccaagatggtggaaagtgatgttaAGGCAGCTAGAAGTAGGATgtttggtaatgtggtgaatcaggGTGCACAAGCGTCTAGTCGGTCGGGATCTAAGTCCAAGAAGTCATGCGGCTTTAGATCAAAGGGTAAAAGTG ccggagggtctAGTGTCTCGAGTGGGCAGAAAAGGAAGAACCCTCCATCAGCAGAGGCCAgggcttttcagatgtcagttgagacaTCTACTACAACTGACGATGTGATCACCT cCCGTGGGGAACGGGGTGGGTTCAGTTTTCCGCTGATTTCCatgatgaaggcgaagaagtcactTGCTAAGGGTTGTGAAtcgtttcttgcatatgtgattgatgccaaGAAAGAGAAGAAAACAATCTCTGATATTCTAGTGGTTTCTGATTTTCCAGAGgtgtttccagatgagttaccaggtctaccTCTAGTGAGGGAAgtggaatataagattgagttaatGTCGGGAACTACTCCAATTGCGAAAGCTCCATACCGTTTAGCTCCGTCTGAGATTCGCGAGATGATGTCTTAG